The DNA sequence GAATTGTTCATGAAAGTCACTCCGAAAAATGTCATGAAGCAGAAATCTTTCCATAAAGGTGTGCAACAGTTGGTTCAAGAAGGAGCCATCCAATTGTACAAAACCTACCATACAGAAGATTACATTCTGGGTGCGGTCGGCCAATTGCAGTTTGAAGTGTTCCAGTACCGTTTGCTGCATGAATACAACGCGGAGGTCGAAATGACGCCGATGGGCTCCAAAATTGCCCGCTGGATCGATTCGGATGATCTGGATCCGAACATGTCCTCAAGCCGTAACTTATTGTGCCGCGACCGTTTCGGCAACCCCGTATTCCTTTTCGAAAACCAATTTGCTATGCGCTGGTTCGAGGATAAATATCCGGAAGTCAAATTGACAGCTTTGCTTTGATTTGAACAAAACAAAAAACAAAACAAAAAACGCACATTGCCGAAAAAGCAGTGTGCGTTTTGCGTTAAGAAGAGTTTTTTTCGAGTGCAGAAAATGTCAATCATTTCAGATGAGATAGCTCCACGAAGTTATGACCAGGCATAACTTCCACATCGTCAACGGTAAGGTGCAACAATTTCGTCAGCACAAAGTCGATTTCGCTTTGTTTTACGCGACGATTTTTGTTGAGGATGATGACATCCTCATGTGTTGCGGCACCGGTAAAGATGACTGTAGTTTGTCCCAAAGAATACACTTTGACAAATTGAGCATCGGTGTTGGCCAATTGCTCACGTACAAGATCAGCGTGGCTATTTGTAACATCGATCAATTTCATGGACGAACACCCCTAACTTAGGTTGGCTGTTTATAGAATAATTATATAACAACTGTTGATTTATTTAAAGGGTAAAGAAATAAATGAATAATTTTCATTGCCTTTCAAAAGAAAAAGGCAAGAGTCCATTCATGAACTCTTGCCTTTGCGAAAGCGTATCTTATTCAGATACCGTTGTTTCTGTGCGTTCGACTTTGCTGACGACCATCAGATTGCCTTCTTCATCTGCGTCGACAAATAAATCTTTGATTTTAGGATTATCCAAGTAGAATTCGGCTACCTGGTCCTCAATCTGATCCTGGATGACACGGCGCAGTGGACGTGCACCCATGCTTGGGTCATAGCCCAGATCGATGAGGCGGTTTTTTGCTTTCTGTGAGACAGTAACGCTGATTTCTTTATCCTTAAGCAATTCGTTGACGTCATCCAACATAAGCGTGACGATGCTGCTCAAATTCTCTTTGGACAATTGGTTGAACTCGACGATCGCATCGAAGCGGTTGATGAATTCAGGTTTGAAGTAATCGCTCAAGCGATTCAGGATGGAATGCGTCTTGCCTTTCATGGCTGCGCCGAAACCTACACTTGCTTCCTGGACGCCTGTGCCGGCGTTGCTGGTCATGATGATGATGGTGTCCTTGAAGCTGACGGTTCTGCCTTGGGAGTCCGTCAGGCGGCCGTCATCAAGGATCTGCAGGAAGAGATGCATCACGTCCGGGTGGGCTTTTTCGACTTCATCGAGAAGCAGAATGCTGTAGGGACTGCGGCGGACACGCTCGGTCAATTGGCCGGCTTCGTCGTAGCCGATGTACCCAGGAGGCGAACCGATCAATTTGGAGACGGCGTGTTTTTCCATGTATTCGCTCATATCGAAGCGGATAATCGCATCCTCGGTCCCGAACATTTCGATCGCCAACTGTTTGGCCAATTCGGTCTTGCCGACACCGGTAGGTCCCACAAACAAGAAGGAGCCGATCGGGCGGTTTTTGCGG is a window from the Trichococcus shcherbakoviae genome containing:
- a CDS encoding DUF1827 family protein — protein: MKLIDVTNSHADLVREQLANTDAQFVKVYSLGQTTVIFTGAATHEDVIILNKNRRVKQSEIDFVLTKLLHLTVDDVEVMPGHNFVELSHLK